From the Danaus plexippus chromosome 5, MEX_DaPlex, whole genome shotgun sequence genome, one window contains:
- the LOC116768997 gene encoding AP-1 complex subunit sigma-2 isoform X2, translating to MMQFMLLFSRQGKLRLQKWYVAHPDKLKKKITRELITTVLARKPKMCSFLEWKDVKVVYKRYASLYFCCAMEQEDNELLTLELIHRYVELLDKYFGSVCELDIIFNFEKAYFILDELVLGGELQETSKKNVLKAIAAQDLLQEDEAVDGALREVGLL from the exons ATG ATGCAATTTATGTTGCTATTCAGCAGACAAGGCAAACTAAGACTTCAGAAATGGTATGTGGCACATCcagacaaattaaaaaagaaaataacaagAGAGCTCATAACAACTGTCCTAGCAAGAAAACCGAAAATGTGCTCCTTCTTAGAATGGAAAGATGTCAAAGTGGTTTATAAAAG ATATGCATCCCTGTACTTCTGCTGTGCCATGGAGCAAGAGGATAACGAACTTCTAACATTGGAACTCATACACAGATATGTGGAACTGCTCGACAAATATTTTGGAAGT GTGTGCGAATTGGATATAATCTTCAACTTCGAGAAGGCTTACTTCATTCTGGACGAGTTGGTGCTGGGCGGGGAGTTGCAGGAGACAAGCAAGAAGAATGTGCTCAAAGCAATCGCCGCCCAGGACTTACTGCAGGAG GATGAAGCGGTGGACGGAGCCCTGCGGGAGGTGGGTCTGCTCTGA
- the LOC116768997 gene encoding AP-1 complex subunit sigma-2 isoform X1, translating to MMQFMLLFSRQGKLRLQKWYVAHPDKLKKKITRELITTVLARKPKMCSFLEWKDVKVVYKRYASLYFCCAMEQEDNELLTLELIHRYVELLDKYFGSVCELDIIFNFEKAYFILDELVLGGELQETSKKNVLKAIAAQDLLQEEETPQGFFEDHGLG from the exons ATG ATGCAATTTATGTTGCTATTCAGCAGACAAGGCAAACTAAGACTTCAGAAATGGTATGTGGCACATCcagacaaattaaaaaagaaaataacaagAGAGCTCATAACAACTGTCCTAGCAAGAAAACCGAAAATGTGCTCCTTCTTAGAATGGAAAGATGTCAAAGTGGTTTATAAAAG ATATGCATCCCTGTACTTCTGCTGTGCCATGGAGCAAGAGGATAACGAACTTCTAACATTGGAACTCATACACAGATATGTGGAACTGCTCGACAAATATTTTGGAAGT GTGTGCGAATTGGATATAATCTTCAACTTCGAGAAGGCTTACTTCATTCTGGACGAGTTGGTGCTGGGCGGGGAGTTGCAGGAGACAAGCAAGAAGAATGTGCTCAAAGCAATCGCCGCCCAGGACTTACTGCAGGAG
- the LOC116768969 gene encoding F-box only protein 9 isoform X2, which yields MASVSNTGGGAGSGSGSDCDGDEQEDPSSSKQTVSETKLLLERVNLDDGKNNIEDELEVFRQQWQRELESSPYKGGQSLVKSEQIRKEPLTDEEQAKKLFLLGVEFERNGKLYEAIQHYKRAIQILPDVESRLYEETDGRPDPPEAESEMEEVSRVENNEDTDDEDVIEGEDLLSRLQRIMAKKGYLVEMAHPAKGGHISWLPYEVIQLVLRWVVGAELDGASLERVAAVCRGLYVAAREPDIWRCLCVKTWGIECGTPRVHGYPTWRQMYIERARLNLNGVYISKTTYVRHGENNFQDQFYRPWYLVDYYRYLRFFPEGLVLMWTTADEPASCVGHLRHRDIKNSLGILSGHYRLVGDTVAIVIKKACEKRVSQASTRYRSRRKEVVEQQEQIFHLDLELGSVRSRRNSKLVWRRYLATTGRDHWTSFDLLPNKFPPFTFSRVRAFTADTAAPLMGTT from the exons atg GCATCTGTATCAAACACGGGGGGTGGCGCAGGCAGCGGCAGCGGCAGCGACTGCGATGGAGACGAACAGGAAGACCCTTCCTCATCTAAACAGACAGTGTCGGAAACCAAACTTCTGTTGGAACGGGTGAACCTGGATGATGGG aaaaataatattgaggaTGAGCTAGAAGTATTCCGACAGCAATGGCAGAGAGAACTCGAGTCCTCACCGTACAAGGGAGGTCAGTCTTTGGTGAAATCGGAACAGATTCGCAAAGAGCCTCTCACTGACGAGGAACAG gcaaaaaaattatttctcctGGGTGTCGAATTTGAAAGAAACGGGAAACTATATGAAGCCATCCAGCATTACAAACGAGCTATACAGATCCTACCCGATGTTGAGAGCAGGTTATATGAGGAAACAGATGGCAGACCTGACCCTCCGGAAG cgGAGTCTGAGATGGAGGAGGTGAGTCGTGTTGAGAACAATGAGGACACTGACGATGAAGACGTCATAGAGGGAGAGGACCTACTGTCTCGACTACAGAGGATCATGGCTAAGAAGGGATACCTCGTAGAAATGGCACACCCTGCtaag GGTGGTCACATCTCCTGGTTGCCGTATGAAGTGATCCAGTTGGTGCTCCGCTGGGTGGTGGGGGCGGAGCTCGACGGCGCCTCGCTGGAGCGTGTGGCGGCCGTCTGTCGGGGGCTGTACGTGGCAGCCCGGGAGCCCGACATTTGGCGGTGTCTCTGTGTCAA AACATGGGGTATAGAATGCGGGACGCCACGTGTGCACGGGTACCCCACGTGGAGGCAGATGTACATAGAACGTGCGAGACTGAACCTCAACGGAGTGTACATCAGCAAGACCACGTACGTGAGACACGGAGAGAACAACTTCCAGGACCAGTTCTACAGACCCTGGTACCTGGTGGACTACTACAGATATCTGAG GTTCTTCCCCGAGGGCCTGGTCCTGATGTGGACCACAGCTGACGAGCCGGCTTCATGTGTCGGACACCTCAGACACCGGGACATCAAGAACAGTCTGGGGATACTGTCCGGACACTACCGCCTGGTGGGAGACACG GTGGCGATCGTTATAAAGAAGGCGTGTGAGAAGCGAGTGTCGCAGGCCTCCACCAGGTACAGGTCCAGGCGGAAGGAGGTGGTCGAACAACAGGAACAGATCTTCCACCTG GACCTGGAGCTGGGAAGCGTCCGTTCGCGTCGCAACAGTAAGCTGGTTTGGCGTCGTTACTTAGCGACAACGGGACGCGACCACTGGACCTCTTTCGACCTCCTCCCCAACAAGTTCCCGCCCTTCACATTCAGCAGAGTGAGGGCCTTCACTGCTGATACCGCCGCGCCGCTTATGGGGACCACTTAG
- the LOC116768969 gene encoding F-box only protein 9 isoform X1 codes for MASVSNTGGGAGSGSGSDCDGDEQEDPSSSKQTVSETKLLLERVNLDDGKNNIEDELEVFRQQWQRELESSPYKGGQSLVKSEQIRKEPLTDEEQAKKLFLLGVEFERNGKLYEAIQHYKRAIQILPDVESRLYEETDGRPDPPEGGSESEMEEVSRVENNEDTDDEDVIEGEDLLSRLQRIMAKKGYLVEMAHPAKGGHISWLPYEVIQLVLRWVVGAELDGASLERVAAVCRGLYVAAREPDIWRCLCVKTWGIECGTPRVHGYPTWRQMYIERARLNLNGVYISKTTYVRHGENNFQDQFYRPWYLVDYYRYLRFFPEGLVLMWTTADEPASCVGHLRHRDIKNSLGILSGHYRLVGDTVAIVIKKACEKRVSQASTRYRSRRKEVVEQQEQIFHLDLELGSVRSRRNSKLVWRRYLATTGRDHWTSFDLLPNKFPPFTFSRVRAFTADTAAPLMGTT; via the exons atg GCATCTGTATCAAACACGGGGGGTGGCGCAGGCAGCGGCAGCGGCAGCGACTGCGATGGAGACGAACAGGAAGACCCTTCCTCATCTAAACAGACAGTGTCGGAAACCAAACTTCTGTTGGAACGGGTGAACCTGGATGATGGG aaaaataatattgaggaTGAGCTAGAAGTATTCCGACAGCAATGGCAGAGAGAACTCGAGTCCTCACCGTACAAGGGAGGTCAGTCTTTGGTGAAATCGGAACAGATTCGCAAAGAGCCTCTCACTGACGAGGAACAG gcaaaaaaattatttctcctGGGTGTCGAATTTGAAAGAAACGGGAAACTATATGAAGCCATCCAGCATTACAAACGAGCTATACAGATCCTACCCGATGTTGAGAGCAGGTTATATGAGGAAACAGATGGCAGACCTGACCCTCCGGAAGGTGGGT cgGAGTCTGAGATGGAGGAGGTGAGTCGTGTTGAGAACAATGAGGACACTGACGATGAAGACGTCATAGAGGGAGAGGACCTACTGTCTCGACTACAGAGGATCATGGCTAAGAAGGGATACCTCGTAGAAATGGCACACCCTGCtaag GGTGGTCACATCTCCTGGTTGCCGTATGAAGTGATCCAGTTGGTGCTCCGCTGGGTGGTGGGGGCGGAGCTCGACGGCGCCTCGCTGGAGCGTGTGGCGGCCGTCTGTCGGGGGCTGTACGTGGCAGCCCGGGAGCCCGACATTTGGCGGTGTCTCTGTGTCAA AACATGGGGTATAGAATGCGGGACGCCACGTGTGCACGGGTACCCCACGTGGAGGCAGATGTACATAGAACGTGCGAGACTGAACCTCAACGGAGTGTACATCAGCAAGACCACGTACGTGAGACACGGAGAGAACAACTTCCAGGACCAGTTCTACAGACCCTGGTACCTGGTGGACTACTACAGATATCTGAG GTTCTTCCCCGAGGGCCTGGTCCTGATGTGGACCACAGCTGACGAGCCGGCTTCATGTGTCGGACACCTCAGACACCGGGACATCAAGAACAGTCTGGGGATACTGTCCGGACACTACCGCCTGGTGGGAGACACG GTGGCGATCGTTATAAAGAAGGCGTGTGAGAAGCGAGTGTCGCAGGCCTCCACCAGGTACAGGTCCAGGCGGAAGGAGGTGGTCGAACAACAGGAACAGATCTTCCACCTG GACCTGGAGCTGGGAAGCGTCCGTTCGCGTCGCAACAGTAAGCTGGTTTGGCGTCGTTACTTAGCGACAACGGGACGCGACCACTGGACCTCTTTCGACCTCCTCCCCAACAAGTTCCCGCCCTTCACATTCAGCAGAGTGAGGGCCTTCACTGCTGATACCGCCGCGCCGCTTATGGGGACCACTTAG